The Carassius carassius chromosome 16, fCarCar2.1, whole genome shotgun sequence genome window below encodes:
- the LOC132159859 gene encoding complement factor D-like, whose protein sequence is MMTIISLLLLASLLPHLIFTAHVNVGIVNGRLAKHRPYMVSIQLNKEHICGGFLISDQWVLTAAHCWEDAIERCPQFLTAVVGVLDITKSISSNRIKVKKCIPHLESCSGPSRNDIMLLMLDKKIDLNYSVNKIELPKEGEDVKARSNCSVMGWGIQQPNGSVSTHLQEADVFIHNPAVCLARWGTLYIDSQMICVRGWGGTCQGDSGGPLVCGNIAVGITSFGGIECNSPQRPNVYAKISAFLPWIKKNMRNVK, encoded by the exons ATGATGACCATCATCTCTCTGCTCCTGCTGGCCTCTCTGCTGCCACACCTGATCTTCACTG cTCATGTGAATGTGGGTATAGTGAATGGCAGGTTGGCCAAACACAGACCTTACATGGTTTCGATTCAATTGAACAAGGAACATATCTGCGGTGGATTCCTCATCTCTGATCAGTGGGTCTTGACTGCTGCACATTGCTGGGAAGA TGCTATCGAGAGATGTCCACAGTTTCTGACAGCTGTGGTTGGTGTGCTTGACATAACCAAGAGTATAAGCTCGAACCGCATCAAAGTGAAGAAATGCATCCCACATCTAGAATCCTGCTCAGGACCTTCACGGAATGACATCATGCTTTTGATG TTAGATAAAAAGATAGATCTAAACTACAGTGTTAACAAGATAGAATTACCAAAGGAAGGAGAAGATGTAAAAGCAAGAAGTAACTGTAGTGTTATGGGCTGGGGAATACAGCAGCCCAATGGCTCAGTGAGTACTCATCTACAAGAGGCAGACGTGTTTATACACAATCCTGCAGTGTGTCTAGCTCGATGGGGAACTCTTTACATAGACTCACAGATGATCTGTGTCCGTGGCTGGGGTGGAACCTGCCAA GGGGATTCAGGGGGTCCTCTGGTTTGTGGAAACATTGCAGTTGGTATCACATCTTTTGGTGGAATTGAATGTAATTCACCCCAGAGACCTAATGTGTATGCCAAGATTTCAGCTTTTCTTccatggattaaaaaaaacatgagaaaTGTTAAGTGA